Within the Devosia lucknowensis genome, the region CGGTGGAACGCGCCGGCACCTTCTATCCGCCGGAAGTCATCAAGGCGCTGGAAGGCCACGAATTCGACGGCATGGGCAATGGTCGCACGCTTTACCGTGCGGAAGACCATCAGTGCATGAAGTCGGTCCTGGTGGTGCAGGGCAACGAGGCCCCGACCAGCGAGTTCGACGTCCTCAACGTCGTTCAGGAAGTCGACCGCGAAGCTGCCACCTACGACCCGTCGATCTTCGGCGGCGAGCTGGGACCGGCAGAACCCGTGCCGCAGTGCTGATCGGCTGACAACCGCTCTCAACCTTCGTCATTGCCCGGCTTGACCGGGCAATCCAGCCATTGCGCCAGCGCAAACTGGACCGCCGGGTCACGCCCGGCGGTGACGGCCGAGACGATAGAAGCGTGCCTCAGGCGCGACGGAGCCATCCATGTTCGAAGTCATCTTTCTGCAATTCCTCAACGGGCTCGATAAAGGCGCTGCCTACGCGCTGATCGCCCTTGGCCTCACCCTCGTGTTCGGCACGCTGGGCGTGGTCAATTTCGCGCATGGCGCGCTCTTCATGCTTGGCGCGTTCTGCGCCGTGACCGTGCGAATGTTCCTCACCATGGAAACGGTCACCATCGACCCCGAACGCCTCTCGCCCTGGGGACAGCCGCTGGAAATCCGCGAACCGCTGGTACAGGCGTGGTTTGGCGATTTTGGCGCGGTTCTGGTCAACTATTCCGTGCCCCTGTCCATCCTCATCACCATCCCGGTCATGCTGCTCATCGGCATCGGCATGGAACGCGGCATCATCAAGCACTTCTACAAGCGCCCCCATGCCGAACAGATCCTTGTCACCTTCGGCCTCGCCATCGTTGCGCAGGAAGTGATCAAGTCGATCTTCGGGCCAAACCCGATGCCCCAGCCCATGCCGACCGATTTCCGCGGCGCGGCCGATATCGGCGCGTGGCTGGGCATGCAGGCCAATGTCATCACCTACCCCATCTGGCGCCTGGTCTATTTCCTCTTCGCGGCCGTGGTCATCGGCGGTGTCTTCGCCTTCCTGCAGTTCACCACCTTCGGCATGGTGGTGCGCGCCGGCATGGCCGATCGGGAGACCGTGGGGCTGCTCGGCATCAATATCGACCGCCGCTTCACCATCATGTTCGGCCTTGCCGCCGTGGTCGCAGGCATGGCGGGGGTCATGTACACGCCCATCCTGCCGCCCAACTACCACATCGGCATGGATTTCCTGGTGCTGTCCTTCGTTGTCGTCGTGGTGGGCGGCATGGGCTCGCTGCCCGGCGCCGTCCTGGCAGGTTTCCTCCTGGGCATCCTGCAGTCCTTCGCGTCCATGAACCAGGTGAAAGCCGTCTTCCCCGGCATCGACCAGATCATCATCTATCTCGTCGCCGTCGTCATTCTACTCGTTCGTCCGCGGGGCCTCATGGGTCGGCGCGGTGTGATGGAGGCCTGACATGAACCCCAATCTCATGTCCCGCAACGACCTCTTCCTGCTGCTCGGCTTCACGGTCGTGGTTTTGGCCATGCCAATCTGGCTGGCGCCCTTCGGCGCCGGCTACCCGGACCTGCTGCAGCGTTTCATGATCTACGGCATCTTCGCCGTCGGCTTTAACATCCTCTTCGGGCTCACCGGCTACCTCAGCTTCGGCCACGCCGCCTTCTTCGGTGTCGGTTCCTACACGGCCGTCTGGTCGCTCAAGCTGCTGACGCTTGATGCCATCCCGGCCATGTTTTTCGCCGTCATCGTCTCGGGTCTCTTTGCCCTCGTCATCGGCTTCCTCTGCCTGCGCCGCTCCGGCATCTACTTCTCTATCCTCACCCTCGCCTTCGCGCAGATGAGCTACAACCTCGCCTATTCGGTGCTCACCCCGATCACCAATGGCGAAACCGGTCTGCAGCTCACCCTGAGCGATCCGCGCGTCCTCGACGCGGCCGTCGGCCACGGCTTCGTCGGCCAGCCGATCCCGACCCTTCTGGGCACGCCCATCGGCGGTTACGCCGGCTTCTACTTCTGCGCCGGCTTCCTGATCATCACCTTCTTCCTCGCCCAGCGCATCGCCGGCTCACCTTTCGGCATGATGCTCAAGGCCATCAAGTCCAACCAGACGCGCATGCAGTTCACCGGGTTCAATACCCGTCCCTATGCGCTCTCCGCCTTCGTGATCTCGGGCATGTATGCCGGGCTTGCCGGTGCGCTTCTCGCCGTCACCGATCCGCTTGCCGGTGCCGAACGCATGCAGTGGACCGCCTCGGGCGAAGTCGTGCTGATGACCATTCTGGGCGGCGTCGGCACCCTTGTGGGTCCGGTCATCGGCGCTTGGATCATCAAGTACTTCGAGAACATCCTCTCGGCGCTCAACGACAATATCCTCGCCCGTTTCTTCGACTTCCTGCCCGATGGCATGGATAGCGTCGTGGTCAAGGTCGTGGGCAAGTTCGTCGGCGACGGCTGGCACCTGACGCTGGGCCTGCTCTTCGTGATCATCGTCATCTTCCTGCCCGGTGGCATCATGGAAGGCGTGCGCCGCATCGCCGCCGCCTTCCGCAACCGCGGATCGACGCCGCGCTCCACCACCCAGACCCAAGCCGCAGAGTAGGATCGTCACATGTCCAATGGAAACGTTGTCCTGCACGTCGCAGACGTCCACAAGCGGTTCGGGGGTCTGCATGCCCTGGCCGACATCGATCTCCAGATCGAGGAAGGCAAGACCCACGCGATCATCGGCCCCAATGGGGCCGGTAAATCCACCCTCCTGAATGTCATCATCGGCAAGCTCGCGCCCTCCAGTGGCCAGGTCGTGTTCGACGGTGCCATCCTCACCG harbors:
- a CDS encoding branched-chain amino acid ABC transporter permease; the encoded protein is MFEVIFLQFLNGLDKGAAYALIALGLTLVFGTLGVVNFAHGALFMLGAFCAVTVRMFLTMETVTIDPERLSPWGQPLEIREPLVQAWFGDFGAVLVNYSVPLSILITIPVMLLIGIGMERGIIKHFYKRPHAEQILVTFGLAIVAQEVIKSIFGPNPMPQPMPTDFRGAADIGAWLGMQANVITYPIWRLVYFLFAAVVIGGVFAFLQFTTFGMVVRAGMADRETVGLLGINIDRRFTIMFGLAAVVAGMAGVMYTPILPPNYHIGMDFLVLSFVVVVVGGMGSLPGAVLAGFLLGILQSFASMNQVKAVFPGIDQIIIYLVAVVILLVRPRGLMGRRGVMEA
- a CDS encoding branched-chain amino acid ABC transporter permease, which gives rise to MNPNLMSRNDLFLLLGFTVVVLAMPIWLAPFGAGYPDLLQRFMIYGIFAVGFNILFGLTGYLSFGHAAFFGVGSYTAVWSLKLLTLDAIPAMFFAVIVSGLFALVIGFLCLRRSGIYFSILTLAFAQMSYNLAYSVLTPITNGETGLQLTLSDPRVLDAAVGHGFVGQPIPTLLGTPIGGYAGFYFCAGFLIITFFLAQRIAGSPFGMMLKAIKSNQTRMQFTGFNTRPYALSAFVISGMYAGLAGALLAVTDPLAGAERMQWTASGEVVLMTILGGVGTLVGPVIGAWIIKYFENILSALNDNILARFFDFLPDGMDSVVVKVVGKFVGDGWHLTLGLLFVIIVIFLPGGIMEGVRRIAAAFRNRGSTPRSTTQTQAAE